In the genome of Sesamum indicum cultivar Zhongzhi No. 13 unplaced genomic scaffold, S_indicum_v1.0 scaffold00233, whole genome shotgun sequence, one region contains:
- the LOC105179902 gene encoding probable WRKY transcription factor 12, protein MEGERGTTLPPIYDHPPLQICSFSAPHHHQEMGFVQFEDDHHHNQVLSFLVTPPPLSHHPSSHNMSLTAKPTTATSNASLGFNHNDQFVNSRPSWNNDHHQVGGGGGGVDPKGVNDENCSGNTNEGGNSWWRNSSSSEKSNKVKIRRKLREPRFCFQTRSDVDVLDDGYKWRKYGQKVVKNSLHPRSYYRCTHSNCRVKKRVERLSEDCRMVITTYEGRHNHSPCDDSNSSDHDCFTSF, encoded by the exons ATGGAAGGGGAAAGAGGGACGACGTTGCCGCCCATATACGATCATCCTCCTCTCCAAATCTGCTCCTTCTCTgctcctcatcatcatcaagaaATGGGGTTTGTACAGTTTGAAgatgatcatcatcataatcAGGTTTTGAGCTTTCTGGTGACGCCACCACCACTCTCCCACCACCCCTCTTCTCACAATATGTCCCTCACCGCTAAGCCCACCACCGCCACTAGTAATGCTTCCTTAGGGTTCAATCATAATGATCAGTTTGTAAACAGTCGACCCTCATGGAATAACGACCACCACCAG GTgggaggtggaggtggaggagTGGATCCGAAAGGTGTGAATGATGAAAATTGCAGTGGTAACACGAACGAGGGTGGCAATTCTTG GTGGAGgaattcatcatcatcagagAAGAGCAATAAGGTGAAGATAAGGAGAAAGCTGAGGGAGCCAAGATTTTGCTTTCAGACAAGGAGTGATGTGGATGTTCTTGATGATGGCTACAAATGGAGGAAGTACGGTCAGAAGGTTGTCAAGAACAGCCTTCATCCTAG AAGTTACTACAGATGCACACATAGCAATTGTCGAGTCAAGAAACGGGTGGAGCGCCTGTCGGAAGATTGTCGAATGGTGATAACAACGTATGAAGGTAGACACAACCACTCTCCCTGTGACGACTCAAACTCCTCAGACCATGACTGTTTCACCTCTTTCTAA